A single region of the Salvia splendens isolate huo1 chromosome 18, SspV2, whole genome shotgun sequence genome encodes:
- the LOC121775774 gene encoding chitinase 5-like — protein sequence MKYSLTLYILVSLLVCVSGQKCGCASNVCCSRYGYCGTSSEYCGTGCRSGPCTGSSTMGNNGVKVGDIVTDSFFNGIAKQAGTGCAGKGFYTRAAFLEAVQLYPEFGTVGSTDDSKREIAAFFAHVTQETGHLCYTREINKAIYCTNSKQWPCVPGQSYYGRGPLQVTWNYNYGAAGQALNFDGLNNPDIVARDPAISFKTAVWFWMNYVHMSFTSGQGFGASIRAINGGECNGRKPAALAARVGYYTSYCSQFGVNPGPNLRC from the exons ATGAAATATTCTCTCACTCTCTACATCCTTGTCTCTCTCCTTGTATGCGTTTCCGGCCAGAAATGCGGCTGCGCTTCCAACGTTTGCTGCAGCCGGTACGGATACTGCGGCACCAGCAGCGAGTATTGCGGTACCGGCTGCCGTTCGGGGCCGTGCACCGGTTCCTCAACGATGGGAAACAACGGAGTAAAAGTTGGCGATATAGTGACGGATAGTTTCTTCAACGGCATTGCAAAGCAGGCGGGAACGGGCTGCGCCGGGAAGGGATTCTACACACGCGCGGCCTTCCTCGAAGCCGTTCAGCTCTACCCCGAATTCGGCACTGTGGGGTCCACCGACGACTCCAAGCGTGAGATCGCAGCCTTCTTCGCGCATGTCACGCAAGAGACCGGAC ACTTGTGCTACACACGAGAGATAAACAAAGCTATCTATTGCACAAACAGTAAACAGTGGCCATGCGTCCCGGGGCAGAGCTATTACGGCAGAGGCCCGCTACAAGTTACATGGAACTACAACTATGGTGCAGCGGGCCAAGCCTTAAACTTTGATGGATTGAACAACCCGGATATCGTGGCCAGAGACCCTGCTATCTCGTTCAAGACGGCAGTGTGGTTCTGGATGAATTACGTGCACATGTCTTTTACATCGGGCCAGGGTTTTGGGGCCTCGATTAGGGCTATTAACGGCGGCGAATGCAATGGCAGGAAGCCTGCCGCATTGGCTGCCCGTGTTGGTTATTATACAAGCTATTGTAGCCAATTCGGAGTTAATCCCGGACCTAATCTTCGTTGTTAA